The genomic DNA AACATCTCGTACTGAATTTATAAGAATATTGCAAGGTAAATTTAATTAACATGGGTTTGTATAGTAATAAGTAGCGAAAAAGAACCAACTTATACAGGTTGGTTCTTTTTTTGAATATAAAATATTTTCCCTATGAGCTAAGAGTTTGAAGTACTAAATTACTATTAAGGTAAATTTATATCTAAATAAAGAGAAGGTTATAAACTTTTGATCAAAACGATGATGGGGGTTATTAATTTTAATAGTATATTAAGTTAAATCTTGGTGTATAATTCTATGACAAATTCATCTCTTCTGTTCCAAGTTGTTTTTCTTAAGTAAGTTGCTTTTTCAAGTACTGATTTGAGAAGATGATTTTTCTTGTCAATGTCCTCTGTTACATAGTACGCTTCTAATACATTACGTATTTTTGGAACAAACTCATGCATATGTTTCTCTTTTTCTGCTATATATTTAATTTCTTGCTCAAGTTGTTCAATTTCTTCTTGGGTAGTTTTTAAACGTAGTACAATAGATTTTTGTCGTTCTAAAAAAGTTTCAATATCGTATACCCCCTTCTCCAATAAATCATGAAGTTTATTTTTTTGTTTTTGTAAATCATTAACTTGTTGCTCCTTTCTTTCTACAGCCTTTTGTTGTAGTTGAATATTATTTTTTGACTGCTTTTTTTCTACCATATTTTTTTGTATCTCAAAGCTTTCAATAATTTGTTGTAATCCATCGAGTATGCGTTGTTCAACGAGTGCCAAAGCAGCCCCTTTTTGAATCCCTTTACACGATGGCTGTACGCAACGCACTTGAGGATTAGGTCGATCTTTTCGAGGCTGATAAAGCATGGAATGACCACATAGTTCGCATAATAAGATGCCCGCCAATGGATTGGAAAGTTTTTTTGTTTTGATTGTGGGAGGTCTCCAGCGTTTACTGTGAGCCATATTGGCCTTTTGAAATAACTCTTCTGATACAAGTGGAGGATGAGCGTTATCATGTCGTTGCCATCTTTCTTTCGGCACTTTCTTTCGAATGTATTTCCCATTTTGTTTGGTATAACGTATCTTTCCCCAAATAATGTGACCAAGATATACTTCGTTTTTTGTAATGGAAGAGATAGTTGAAGGATTCCAATATTCACCTTTGGGGGGAGAAATACCTAACCTGTCTAATTCTTGAGCGATTGCTTGTCTTCCCATTCCATTTACCATTAGTTTGAAGATTATCGGTATAACCCAACTTTTTTCAGGATCAGGATAAAGTTTTAAGTTATTATCTCGTAAGTATCCATAAGCTGGCACGCGAGAGATAGATTTTCCTTCTTTTGCAGAAGCTCTTCTACCACGCTGCATCCGTTTAACAATTGTTTTTAATTCTTCTCGAGCAATTAAAGATTTGATACTGAAGGTTAATTCCTGATTTTCATCATTTGGATTAATAATTTCTGTTGGTGTAATGATGAATGTTTCTGAGTAGCAAAACACACGATAAATGGTCCCTTGATCTACCATATCCCCACGACCAAGACGGTCTAAATCCATTACTAAAACTGCATCAGCGATACCTGATTCTACTTCACGAAGAAGTTTTTGCATCATAGGTCGTTCAGATATATATTCACCGGAAACAACTTCTTCAAAGATATCAATAATATTATGATGCTCTTTATGAGCGAGTTCTAATAACTGAGTACGATGACGTTCAAGTGTATCATAATGTTGTCCATGTTCTATCGCCTTTTTTTCCTCTTCAAGGTCTTTTCGACTTTTACGTAAATAGATGAATACATCAAGTTCTTGTGGATGGTACATTAGTTTCACCTACCAACTTGTCTATTATTATTGTTATAGATATGTATGGCTAGCTTGTCCTATGAAAATGATAGTTCGTCTTTTTTCCTGTCTTGCATACATATAATGCAAGGGGGGATATGATGAAAGAATTTCAATTTGGTAATACAAAAGTCATTATTCATTCACCACTTGCATTAATGGAAAAAGAGGAACAAAAAGAATGGTTTCAACAAGAATGGGAAAAGAAAAATCCAATTTTAAGGTCTATAGTTGAAGCAGCAGTAAGTTGCCAAGAAGATGAAAAATAAAAAGAGCATTCTCTTTTCTTAAGAGATATGCTCTTCTTTTTTTCGTTAAATTATTCATCAACATAAATAATTGTTTTTTATTGTGAATAGCTTTTTTAGTTCTGTAAATAATAATCTTGATCATTGTTATGGAGGATAGGTGAAGCTTGAGATAGATCAATACCTTTCTCTAAAGTTTCTAATAAGTAATATCCAAGTGCTTTATCCTTTTGTATCAAGTTATGTAATAGGGTGCTTGCGCGAGCAATTCTATATTTTGTTTCATCAAGGGTTAAGGATGAATTATCTATTGTAATGAGGTGAAGCTCATCTTGTAGCTTTTGTAATAATGAAAGTTGAATGGTATCCGTCTTTCCCGTTTCAAGATTACTTAAATAAGCTGGTGATACACCAAGCTGTTTTGCAAAAGTGTTTAATCCAATTCCTTTTTGAGTGCGAAGTGTACGAATGTGTGTACCAATTTCATTTATCATAAGACTAACCTCCACGGATTTATTGAAAGGAATATGTAAAATGAATAAGCAAAAGAAAATTACAATTACATCAGTAAGCTATGTTCATGATCCAGAATCAGCTCGAAAGTGGTTTGAAGCATATATCAAGATTGTTGAAAAAGAATTAGTTAAAGCAATTAATAAGGACTAGCTGCTATTTTTGATACATACAGTGTAAATAGAACATCATGAGAGGAGGTCCTGAATTGAAGACCGTTGCATATTATAGAAGTTCAATTGATTCTCAGGAAAACTCAATCGAAATGCAACAAAATTCTGTTCTTACTCGCTCCATTGATATGGCATTGATTATCGATGAAGAATATATTGATGAAGCGGTATCAGCCCGAAAAATCGGTTTAAAAAAGCGTTCAGCCCTACAAAAATTATTACAAGATATCAAAAATAATAATGTCGAAACCTTATTTGTATTTAAGCGAGATCGACTAGCAAGAAATGTAATGGAGTATTATGAAATTTATCAAATACTAAGAAATAAGAAGATAAATGTTATTTTAACTGCACCAAATGAGCCACCAGTGTACTACACACCAATTGGTGAGTATCTTGAATTAATTATGGCGGGTATGGCCCAACGTGAAGGCGAACAAATTATTGAACGTTTAAAGCAAACATTAAAGTCAAATTTTCAAAGTGGTAAAAACCCAGGACGTCTTCCGTATGGTTTCAAATGGAATAAAGAAACGAAAGAAATTGAATTGATTGATGAACAGGTACAAATTGTTAAAAGGATTTATCAAGAGCTTGTATCGGGAAAATATGAATCCTTGAAAGAACTTTGTAGTGTATTAGGCTTGAAGGAAAACGGTAAGTTTTGGACTTCGGCTGATATAAGAAAAATTGCATTAAACCCGACATATATTGGATTGCGTACTATGAATATTTTTGGTGAAGATGTTACTAGTAAATATGAAAGACTTTCCATTATCGATAAGAATACATGGGAAAAAGCATGTAGTATTGTCACTGTTTTATCTCCCAAAAAGACTCACCAAGATTATGTATTCGAACAAGTGTTATTTCCATTGCAAGACTTGCTAATTTGTTCGAAATGTAATGAATCATTACAAAAAGTAAAGGCTAGAAGAAAAGACAATTTAAAATATAAATGTTTAAACCATTCTTCAGTTTACGTTTTTAAGAGTACAATCGAACCATTAGTCTTTGAACGCTGCAAAGAATATTTTCATAGCCTACTCACTTCTCATTTCTATGAATTATTTGATCGATATGAACAGGATGCTAAGAAGCAAGTAAAACAGAAAATACAAACCATTGAAGAGAAAATCAAGCTTATGAATGAAAAATTAATTACAAAAGTAGATACGTGGTATCACGAAACTGATGCACCTTATAAGGAACAGAAAGAAATCGAAATTATGGCTCTGTATGATGAGCTGGCAAAATATAAAAAACAAAAAGAACGGGTAATACAGGAATTAAGTGATGTAAAGCAATTACGTGAAAAGATAAGTAATTACCAATCCTCTATCTCATTGTCCTATGATGATATAAAGGAGAATCGACAGTTAGGTTCCTTTTTTCAAGATTTAATACAACAAGTTAAAACCGACGGAAAGAACTGCGAAATTGTTTTTAAACACCCATTCTTACGTACTCAAGAGGTGTTAACATCATGAAGCTTTCTCATATATTACAACCAAATATGAAGGCTGCTTTTTATGGCCGTCATTCTACGGATAAACAAGACATGGATATGCAATTGAATTCGGTTATGGAAGTGATTCGCAAATATGATTGCATTCATACTCATTCTTTTCTTGATAAGGCTGTTTCTGCTCGTAAAAATAAAATTACAAGTAGGAAAGAACTTGAAAATATGTTCGAAGCGGCAAAAAGAAAAGAATTTGATTTTGTCATTGTTTATAAGAGTGATCGTTTGGCCAGAGATCCTCTTGAGCATCAAACGATACGTATTGTCATGAAGACACTAGATATTCCCATCATTATTAGTTCAACCGAGAGTGTGTACAATACTGATACTGACTTGATTGTGCAACTTATGGAAGATGGTTTTACTAAATATGAAGTTGACACCATTATAGCCAGAACACGATCAGGTTTAGAAAACAAAGCAAAACAAGGGAAATGGCTTGGTGGTAAGCCGCCATTTGGTTACACATATGATAAGAGTAGTGAGCAATTTATTGAACACACCGAAGAGCTTTGCTATGTAAAAGAAATCTTCAATTTATATGTAAATGGTCATGGGTTTCAGTATATTGCTCATACACTCCCTAACGGTTCCCGCCGCGGAAAAGATTGGGGGAAAGAGAATGTAAAGGCGATTGTGCTTAATCCTTTTTATTGTGGTTTATTATCATGGCGTCGACAAACAGATGGAAAGCAAAATGAAAGGGATATTTGGATTGAAGCCCCGAATCACTATGTGAAACCAATTATTTCACGAACGACATGGGAAGCATGTTGGCGTATATATTCAGAGAAACGTAATGGAAACATGGTGCCTAAGCATTATAAGACAAGTTTTCTGCTACAAGGGCTGCTTTCTTGTGAAAAGTGCCAAGAATTAATGAAAACAAAGAATCAACAAACAGTAAGCTCTACAAATAAAAAGTACGGAGGGAAAATTTATTTCTGCCCTAACTGTAAATTAAGAATAGAGGCAGACCTCCTTCATGATAAAGTAGTGAATCAAACACTTACTGATGTGAAAATAAGTGGATTTCATAATGTATATCATGCGATAGAACAAAAAATTCAGTATGAGATACAAGAACTGAATAACAATATTCAAAAACATCAGCGTCTCTACGAAAACCACATCATCAAGCTTCACAATATTACAGAAGAACTCAAACAGCGTATGAAAAATAATGACGATAAACGTTTTTTGAAGTCTTTGGCGATTTATCGTTCGGATGTACAGCGAAAACTAGATGGGATCATACAACAAATAAACAACTTTAAACAGCAAATCACCCTCAAAGAAAAAGTCGAGAAAAGTAAGGAAATATGGTTACATACTTTGAATGAAGTATTTCAAGATGATGTCAAGCTTCAAGAAATAAGCGATATGGATAAAAGACGATTTTTATTACCTCTCATTCAATCTGTATCCATTAAAGAAAATAAAAAGCGTAACGAGTATGATATTTCATTACAGTTACGAACCGATTTTTCAAAGCGTGATGTAAAAAAACAAATCAGCTTGATTTTGTAAAACAGCTATCACACATTGGTGGCTGTTTTTTCGTTATTGATGTATCGGTATTTGGGTTGAACTGTAGATGAAAATTCTTTTGCTACTCGGTGATTAGGAAGGAGTGGTATACCACTCCTTCCTAATCACCGAGTTTGATACTCTTGGAAAAGAGCTTGTATCTTAGGGATAAAGGGATTGTCGTTGTTTATTATTATGGACAGTGATTTAGAGAAATAAACGTACTCGGTGATTAGGGATAAGAAAATATTTAAGACATTTGAGATTTCGGTAATTGAGTAAATAAAAATACGCTGTTATTTTTGGTGTAAAGAGATAGGAGAAATTAATAATTATTTAATCTAAAATATAATGTTATTTATGGGAGGACATTATTTCTTGAGGTGAAAATTATAAAGTTACAGGTAGGTCTTTGCAATAAAGTATACTTTTAAATTTGGTTACATCCCTGCTAATTAAACCAGTACAACCGCCATAGTACCCTCATGTCAGCCTATAAAAATATTAAAGATGAAAATTTCAGATATTATATTTTAAAGCAAAAAGCAGATGTATTCCATGCGATGAAGAGCTTCTTTAGAGAAGAAGCTGGAGAGAAAATGGCATAACCCCTTTAAAAGGGGTTATTTTTTTGTAAACTTTTTATTTTCCTAGTTGACAATGAAAATTATTATCATTTATTCGAGATGTGATTACATTTTGATTGATATATTTTGGAGGAGATGTAAAGTTGAAAAGAAAATAAATTAGATGTTAATGAGTGGTCACCTTTATTGGAGTAATATCTGTTTTGGAGATAATAACCAAAAATTAATATGTTAAGAAATTACAATTTATATAACTTGGAGGAAAGTTTAAAGTGAAAAATAATAAAAGAAAACATATAAATGCAATGTTAATAGCGGCGACATTGTCGTTGCCATTTGCTACATATTCTACGCCGGCATTGGCAGCTGTAGTAAGTGAAGTAAATAAAGCTGGGCATATTGTAAAGGATGGAACGTATGATGTTGTTTTAAAAGCATATAATGAGAAAACAAATGAAGAATCACGAGCTACAACGTATATAAAAGAACCAAAAGTAACAATTGAGAACGGTAAAAAAATTGTAAAAGCTACGCTAAATGATAGTGATTTTTTCCAATACCTTAAGGTAGAAGATAGTCAAAATCCTGGTACTTTCCATGATGTCAAAGTACTATCAGAAGATAAGAGGAAAAATGGGACAAAAGTGATTCAGTTTGAAATTGGAGAACTAGGAAAAAGATATAAAATGCAAATGCATATTTTCATTCCATCTATGGGATATGATGAAAAATATCAAGTGCAGTTTGAAGTAAATACAATTCATGCAGGAAATAACACTGTAGAAGAATCGAAAGAGAAAAAAGAAGAGCAACAACAAGTAAAAAACATAATATCTGATAATAAATTACAACAATATATTAATAAAAGTGTTTTACAACGAGCAGGTATAAATGCGCCTATTACTGAGGAAGACGCAGCACAAATTAAAGAGTTAAAGGTGTACTTAGGAAAAGGTATTGAGAGTTTAGATGGTTTGCAATATATGGTGAATCTAGAGGAGTTTGAATTACATGAGTCTAATGTAAAAGATATATCGCCAATATCAGCTTTTAAAAATTTAAAAAAGCTGAAATTATATTTGAATCCAATCGAAAATATTGAACCTATTTCTAAACTAGAGAAACTGCAAACCTTAACTTTACGAGATAATAAAATTAGTGATTTATCACCAATAAGTCAGTTGAAAAAAGTAAAAGTATTAGATTTGATTGGAAATGAAATTACAGATATTAAGCCGTTATTTTCAATGGACTCTGTAACTAAATTATATTTAAGTAATAATAAAATCAGTGATCTGACAGGTCTTGAGAAATTAGATAATTTACGCTTGTTATGGATAGGGAATAATTATATTGATAATTTGACGGAAATTGGTAAAATGACAAATCTTGTTGAACTAGAAGTTGCAAATGCTGAAATAAGAGATCTAACACCATTAGCAAATATGGAACAGTTACAATCGTTAGATTTAGAGCAAAATTATATTTCTGATATTTCACCAATTAGTAAATTAAATAATTTATATGCTTTGAATTTAATAGCAAATGAAATTCGTGACATTAGACCAGTGAAAGAATTAGGGAAAAGGGTTCCTATTAAACTTCAGCGACAAAAAATCTTTTTAAGTGATGGAGTAGTAAATGAAGATATAAAAATTCCTATATACGATTCAAATGGTGAAATAGTTCAAAATATTAGATGGCAGGGCGAGGAAGGAACGCTTAATAACGGATCTGTTAAATGGAATAGTACAGGAGAAAAAGTATATGAATTTAAATTAGAAACAGATTCTGCTGAAAGCCAAATACGATTTAATGGAACAGTATACCAAAACATCGTTGAAAAACATGAAGATATAAATATTATTCAAGATAAAAATTTACAAAAATTCATTAATAAAAATGGTTTAGGAAGAACGAACTTAGAATCATCTATAACAAAAGAAGATTTATTACAAATTAAATCATTAAAAATAGTTGATGGAAAAAATCAAGGCATCACTGATATTTCTGGTCTAGAATATATGACAAACATAGAAGAGTTGGTTCTAGATAATGTTGAGCTGAAAAATGTAGATTTTATCTCGAATTTGAGAAACTTGAAGACTGTGAAATTAACTTCAAATCAAATTGAAAATATTGAACCACTTTCAAAATTAGATAAGCTTGAAAAAATAGATATAAGTGGAAATGATGTGACGGATATTAAACCGTTGTTTACATTAAGTGCGTTGAAAAATTTAAATGTATCTAATAATAAACTTACTGATACATCACTACAAGAAATACATCAGTTGAAGAAATTGGATGTATTAAAATTAAATCATAATGAGATTAGCAATGTAGAAGCGATCAGTGAAATAAGTATGTTGAACGAACTTGAATTGGTAGGGAATAAAGTAGTAGATATAACTCCATTAAGTAAATTGAAAAATTTACAGTGGTTAGATTTATCTGATAATAAAATTCAAAATATTTCTATTTTTGCTTCGATGCTAGATTTAATTGGTTTAAAGTTACCTGGTAATGAGATTCGTGACATTAGGCCGATTATACAATTATCTCAGTGGAGTACAATGGATATTAGAAGACAGAGAATTACTTTAGATGATGTGCAAGTGAACGAAGCTGTGAAGATCCCTGTTCATGATGTAGAAGGAGTACCACTTGAGGATATTACACTGAAAAGTGAAGGCGGAATTATTAATGAAGAAGAAGGTACAATCACTTGGAGCACGCCAGGGGAGAAAGTATATGAGTTTACGTTTGATGGAAATGATTATTTGGGGTTAGGTATTTGGTTTAGTGGAGAAGTCATACAAAACGTTGTAGATAAAATTGAGCCAAAAGAAGAAACAACTAAGCCAGTGGAAGAAGAGAAGCAAGAAGAAGAAACAAGTGCAACAGTGGTAGAAGAAAAACCAAAAGAAGAAGCAAGTAAACCAGTGGCAGAGGAAAAACCAAAAGAAGAAACAAGTAAAACAGTGGTGGAAGAGAAGCAAGAAGAAACAACTAAGCCAGTAGTAGAGGAAAGTACGAAAGAAGAAACAACTAAGCCAGTGGTAGAAGAGAAGCCAAAAGAAGAAACAACTAAGCCAGTGGTAGAAGAAAGTACGAAAGAAGAAACAACTAAGCCAGTGGTAGAAGAAAGTACGAAAGAAGAAGCAACTAAACCAGTGGTAGAAAAACAACTAAAAGAAATTAATCAAACAGCGAAAGAGAATGCATCTAATAAACAAGTGGATAATAAAAAAGAAGAGAGTAAAAACACTTTAGCTGCAGCGGGTGGGCAAGAGAGTAACGTATCTTTACTTTCTGGACTAGCAATCGTTTTATCTGCACTGAGTATGTTTGTATTTAGAAAAAAATTATTTAAGAAATAAATAATTTAGTATCTTATGATTAAGTAACATATTTTACAAATTTTTGAGAAGACATTACCATGGCGATTTCATTTTGAAATAGGGTTATGATAATGTCTTTTTTAGAAGGATATAAATGGAAAATGTGTAAATGTATTAGAGAAGGAGGAGAGGTTATGTATGTTAGTTCAATTTCAAAAGTTGAAGAAGTAGCATCATTTATTGCAAGTATGAATAAAGATGCTATTCATCATGTTGGTTATTGTGGAGATGAGAAAGCGGAGTTATTACATACAATTCTTCATGATTTTTCTGATATAGGTTGGGAAGGATCCTTTGTTGTTACTTATGAGGACAATAAAATAATTGGTGTATTAGGATTTGATGTGGATGAAGTAAAGAAATGTGCAGAAATATGGGGACCGTTTATTATTGCAAACGATTGGAAGGAAGTTGCTTTACATATGTGGAAGGAGCTTTTAGAAAAAATGCCTTTTCATATTGAAAGATTTCATGGTTTTTATCATGTGGAAAATAATAATTGTGCCCGTTTAATGAAAGATTTACATGCTAAAGAACAAGATCGACATAGTATTCTCATTTTAAATAATATTGTGGGGAAACGTATTGTATGTAATGTAGAAGAGGCTTTACCACAAGTGTTTGAGCAGTTTATCGCTTTACACAATCATGTGTTTCCTAATACATATTATGAAGGAAATGAAATTATTGAACGTTTAAGTAATACGAATAAATTATTTGTAAGTATGAAGAATGATAAATTAGAAGGTTATGTATATGTGGAAGTAAATCCAGAGTTTCAAGAAGCGAATATCGAATTTATTGCAACCGCTGAAAATAGTAGAAGAAAAGGTGTCGGAGAGCGGTTATTACAAAAGGCAATTCAGTATATTTTCTCCTTCCAAGGAATGAAGGAGATAGAATTATGTTTGAATCCGAATAATGATCGTGCGATGAAATTGTACAAGAAAGTAGGATTTGAGGAGAAGGCATGTTTACAACACTATATAATAGAGTGAAAACCCATTCGTATGAAAATTATATTTCATACGAATGGGTTTTATTAATCTACTTTTCCCTCAGTTATTACGGATTTAGAAGTAATTTGAGGTGCTAATCGTTACATAACCTTTTTTATTTTTTGAGAGACTTCTTTCGTTTGTGAATTAATATCTTCTTTTCGCAGCTCTTTAAAGAGTGAAATAACCATAAGAACGACTACGATAGAAAATGGTAGTGCTGCGATTATAGCTGCAATTTGTAGGGCGTTTAATCCTCCAGCTTGCAATAAAATAGCTGCAATTATCGCGATTGTTAATCCCCATATAAGTTTCAAACTATTTTTCGGTGATAAGCTTCCATTACTCGTTTGCATAGAAACAACAAATGTTGCCGAGTCGGCAGAAGTAACGAAAAATGTGGCTACTAAAATTAATCCGATAATTGTTAAAAATGTAGAGAATGGTAGGTGTGAAATAACAGCGAATAATCCAATCTCTGTCCCGTTTTTTGCGATTTCATCAGCTATGCCAAGCGATTGGAACATTTCCATATGGATAGCAGTGCCGCCAAATACTGCAAACCAAAATGTACAGATGAGAGTTGGGACTAATACAACTCCAAAGATAAATTCTTTTATTGTGCGCCCTTTAGAAATACGGGCGATGAATGTACCGACGAATGGAGACCAAGAAATCCACCATCCCCAATAGAAAATAGTCCAGTTTTCAATCCAAGAAGAAGATTTTTCATTAAATGCTCCTAAATTTAATCCCATACTAGGTAAAGCTCCGATATAAGAACCGAGTGTAGATGTGAAATATTTCATAATAAATACAGTTGGTCCTAAAAGTAAAAAAGAGACGAGTAAAATACCTGCAAGAGAGAAATTTAAGTTACTCAAATATTTAATCCCACGATCTAAGCCAGTTTGTGCACTTGTTAAATATAAGACAGCGAAGATGGCGATCAGTACGAGCTGTGTAAGTAAAGTGTTATGAATAGAAGGGAATAAATAGCTTAATCCTCCGGCGATTTGTTGAGCACCAATCCCAACAGATGGCACAATACCGAATACTGTGGCTAAAACAGCTAAAATATCGACTGTTTTTCCGATAGGAGAATTTTTCGATCGATTAAATAATGGAGTAACTGTAGCACCAATTGTGCTACCTTTTTGTTTGCGGAATGTGAAATATGCAATTGTTAAAGCAACCATTGCGTATAGTGCCCACGGAAAGAGACCCCAGTGGAAAAATGAATATTGCATAGCGAGCTTGGCGCTTTCTTCTGTGCCTGCTTTTCCTGTTAATGGATCTGTAAAATGTGAAATCGGTTCAGTGATTCCATAAAAGAGGAGTCCGATTCCCATTCCTGCTCCAAACAACATAGATAACCAAGATGGATAACTATACTTTGGTTTTTCTCCATCTTTACTAAGACGAATGGAACCGTACTTAGAAAATGCTAAATAAGTAGCTAAAATAATCATTGCGGTCATAAGTAAAGAGTAAAACCATCCAAATTTATTGAGGATAAACGAGTTTAAGGAAGATGTAACACTTTGTAAATCATAGCCTTGTATCCAACTTACCGGG from Bacillus basilensis includes the following:
- a CDS encoding recombinase family protein, producing the protein MKLSHILQPNMKAAFYGRHSTDKQDMDMQLNSVMEVIRKYDCIHTHSFLDKAVSARKNKITSRKELENMFEAAKRKEFDFVIVYKSDRLARDPLEHQTIRIVMKTLDIPIIISSTESVYNTDTDLIVQLMEDGFTKYEVDTIIARTRSGLENKAKQGKWLGGKPPFGYTYDKSSEQFIEHTEELCYVKEIFNLYVNGHGFQYIAHTLPNGSRRGKDWGKENVKAIVLNPFYCGLLSWRRQTDGKQNERDIWIEAPNHYVKPIISRTTWEACWRIYSEKRNGNMVPKHYKTSFLLQGLLSCEKCQELMKTKNQQTVSSTNKKYGGKIYFCPNCKLRIEADLLHDKVVNQTLTDVKISGFHNVYHAIEQKIQYEIQELNNNIQKHQRLYENHIIKLHNITEELKQRMKNNDDKRFLKSLAIYRSDVQRKLDGIIQQINNFKQQITLKEKVEKSKEIWLHTLNEVFQDDVKLQEISDMDKRRFLLPLIQSVSIKENKKRNEYDISLQLRTDFSKRDVKKQISLIL
- a CDS encoding N-acetyltransferase gives rise to the protein MYVSSISKVEEVASFIASMNKDAIHHVGYCGDEKAELLHTILHDFSDIGWEGSFVVTYEDNKIIGVLGFDVDEVKKCAEIWGPFIIANDWKEVALHMWKELLEKMPFHIERFHGFYHVENNNCARLMKDLHAKEQDRHSILILNNIVGKRIVCNVEEALPQVFEQFIALHNHVFPNTYYEGNEIIERLSNTNKLFVSMKNDKLEGYVYVEVNPEFQEANIEFIATAENSRRKGVGERLLQKAIQYIFSFQGMKEIELCLNPNNDRAMKLYKKVGFEEKACLQHYIIE
- a CDS encoding helix-turn-helix domain-containing protein; this translates as MINEIGTHIRTLRTQKGIGLNTFAKQLGVSPAYLSNLETGKTDTIQLSLLQKLQDELHLITIDNSSLTLDETKYRIARASTLLHNLIQKDKALGYYLLETLEKGIDLSQASPILHNNDQDYYLQN
- a CDS encoding recombinase family protein, with translation MYHPQELDVFIYLRKSRKDLEEEKKAIEHGQHYDTLERHRTQLLELAHKEHHNIIDIFEEVVSGEYISERPMMQKLLREVESGIADAVLVMDLDRLGRGDMVDQGTIYRVFCYSETFIITPTEIINPNDENQELTFSIKSLIAREELKTIVKRMQRGRRASAKEGKSISRVPAYGYLRDNNLKLYPDPEKSWVIPIIFKLMVNGMGRQAIAQELDRLGISPPKGEYWNPSTISSITKNEVYLGHIIWGKIRYTKQNGKYIRKKVPKERWQRHDNAHPPLVSEELFQKANMAHSKRWRPPTIKTKKLSNPLAGILLCELCGHSMLYQPRKDRPNPQVRCVQPSCKGIQKGAALALVEQRILDGLQQIIESFEIQKNMVEKKQSKNNIQLQQKAVERKEQQVNDLQKQKNKLHDLLEKGVYDIETFLERQKSIVLRLKTTQEEIEQLEQEIKYIAEKEKHMHEFVPKIRNVLEAYYVTEDIDKKNHLLKSVLEKATYLRKTTWNRRDEFVIELYTKI
- a CDS encoding recombinase family protein, which codes for MKTVAYYRSSIDSQENSIEMQQNSVLTRSIDMALIIDEEYIDEAVSARKIGLKKRSALQKLLQDIKNNNVETLFVFKRDRLARNVMEYYEIYQILRNKKINVILTAPNEPPVYYTPIGEYLELIMAGMAQREGEQIIERLKQTLKSNFQSGKNPGRLPYGFKWNKETKEIELIDEQVQIVKRIYQELVSGKYESLKELCSVLGLKENGKFWTSADIRKIALNPTYIGLRTMNIFGEDVTSKYERLSIIDKNTWEKACSIVTVLSPKKTHQDYVFEQVLFPLQDLLICSKCNESLQKVKARRKDNLKYKCLNHSSVYVFKSTIEPLVFERCKEYFHSLLTSHFYELFDRYEQDAKKQVKQKIQTIEEKIKLMNEKLITKVDTWYHETDAPYKEQKEIEIMALYDELAKYKKQKERVIQELSDVKQLREKISNYQSSISLSYDDIKENRQLGSFFQDLIQQVKTDGKNCEIVFKHPFLRTQEVLTS
- a CDS encoding leucine-rich repeat domain-containing protein; translation: MKNNKRKHINAMLIAATLSLPFATYSTPALAAVVSEVNKAGHIVKDGTYDVVLKAYNEKTNEESRATTYIKEPKVTIENGKKIVKATLNDSDFFQYLKVEDSQNPGTFHDVKVLSEDKRKNGTKVIQFEIGELGKRYKMQMHIFIPSMGYDEKYQVQFEVNTIHAGNNTVEESKEKKEEQQQVKNIISDNKLQQYINKSVLQRAGINAPITEEDAAQIKELKVYLGKGIESLDGLQYMVNLEEFELHESNVKDISPISAFKNLKKLKLYLNPIENIEPISKLEKLQTLTLRDNKISDLSPISQLKKVKVLDLIGNEITDIKPLFSMDSVTKLYLSNNKISDLTGLEKLDNLRLLWIGNNYIDNLTEIGKMTNLVELEVANAEIRDLTPLANMEQLQSLDLEQNYISDISPISKLNNLYALNLIANEIRDIRPVKELGKRVPIKLQRQKIFLSDGVVNEDIKIPIYDSNGEIVQNIRWQGEEGTLNNGSVKWNSTGEKVYEFKLETDSAESQIRFNGTVYQNIVEKHEDINIIQDKNLQKFINKNGLGRTNLESSITKEDLLQIKSLKIVDGKNQGITDISGLEYMTNIEELVLDNVELKNVDFISNLRNLKTVKLTSNQIENIEPLSKLDKLEKIDISGNDVTDIKPLFTLSALKNLNVSNNKLTDTSLQEIHQLKKLDVLKLNHNEISNVEAISEISMLNELELVGNKVVDITPLSKLKNLQWLDLSDNKIQNISIFASMLDLIGLKLPGNEIRDIRPIIQLSQWSTMDIRRQRITLDDVQVNEAVKIPVHDVEGVPLEDITLKSEGGIINEEEGTITWSTPGEKVYEFTFDGNDYLGLGIWFSGEVIQNVVDKIEPKEETTKPVEEEKQEEETSATVVEEKPKEEASKPVAEEKPKEETSKTVVEEKQEETTKPVVEESTKEETTKPVVEEKPKEETTKPVVEESTKEETTKPVVEESTKEEATKPVVEKQLKEINQTAKENASNKQVDNKKEESKNTLAAAGGQESNVSLLSGLAIVLSALSMFVFRKKLFKK